The following coding sequences lie in one Pirellulales bacterium genomic window:
- a CDS encoding carbohydrate-binding domain-containing protein, with translation MKSIPFWSVLISISLFSVVALTLAADQDKSDVIKIQLKDFKFKPPATVANPDDVFVYNEDDEKLCFYTNGSAEAKFKLPSEGDWDVIVSASGDTATGVPTHSTSGPKVENIPPKFQLGFDGKSFGKEVPLTSDDTKDYQVVVPLTAGDHVISVAFTNDTYDPDGKYDSNLYINGVKLRPHKSDEPVKNAAK, from the coding sequence ATGAAAAGCATTCCATTTTGGTCCGTGTTGATTTCGATTAGTTTGTTTTCGGTGGTCGCGTTGACGCTGGCTGCTGATCAGGATAAAAGCGACGTCATCAAAATTCAACTCAAAGACTTCAAATTCAAACCGCCTGCAACGGTCGCCAATCCCGACGATGTGTTTGTGTATAACGAAGACGACGAGAAACTGTGTTTCTATACCAATGGCTCGGCGGAAGCCAAATTCAAACTGCCCAGCGAAGGCGATTGGGATGTGATCGTCTCCGCGTCCGGAGACACGGCAACGGGCGTTCCCACCCACAGCACGTCGGGTCCCAAAGTGGAGAATATCCCTCCAAAATTCCAATTGGGTTTTGACGGAAAGAGCTTTGGCAAGGAAGTGCCGCTGACATCAGACGACACCAAAGATTATCAGGTCGTCGTCCCATTGACCGCCGGCGACCATGTAATCTCCGTCGCCTTTACCAACGACACCTACGATCCGGACGGCAAATATGACAGTAATTTGTACATTAACGGCGTCAAACTCCGCCCTCATAAGTCGGACGAGCCCGTAAAAAACGCCGCCAAATAG
- a CDS encoding DUF1559 domain-containing protein encodes MSLRRTCCKRRHRAAACTHHPAFTLVELLVVIAIIGILIALLLPAVQAAREAARRSQCENNLKQLGLAAQTHLDAQKFFPTGGWGWSWVGDPDRGYGLQQPGGWAYSLLPFLEERGLRDYGRGLSGTAKYNALAVMQAQIVSSFNCPTRRGPTVAPVANGTIWNATPAAGAPFLGSRSDYAGNGGTDTTGNCCGNQTEGPPQGSDTNGYNVLGYFQNMSNWSKANGLIYAGSSVTIRQISDGLSKTYLIGEKALKPECYPGTGGNCPADDQSMFQGYDWDTIRWAGSNQFSLPSNKIIYGAVDWRPLRDSETDPYTVFVTTSPFIVNFGSPHPNGCFFVMCDGSVHGISYNVDPQVHWKLSARNDGNQVDLP; translated from the coding sequence ATGTCGCTTCGACGGACTTGCTGCAAGCGCCGCCATCGGGCCGCAGCCTGCACGCATCACCCTGCATTTACGCTGGTCGAATTACTGGTCGTCATCGCCATTATCGGCATTCTCATTGCCCTTTTGTTGCCGGCTGTGCAGGCTGCGCGAGAAGCAGCGCGGCGTTCGCAATGCGAAAACAATCTGAAGCAGTTGGGGTTGGCCGCGCAAACACATTTGGACGCGCAAAAATTCTTTCCCACCGGCGGCTGGGGTTGGAGCTGGGTTGGCGACCCAGATCGCGGATATGGCCTACAGCAACCGGGGGGTTGGGCCTATTCCCTCCTGCCATTTTTAGAAGAAAGAGGACTGCGCGATTATGGCCGGGGACTATCAGGCACCGCCAAATACAATGCCCTGGCCGTGATGCAAGCTCAAATCGTGTCGTCGTTCAATTGTCCGACACGACGCGGACCGACCGTCGCACCTGTGGCCAACGGCACTATTTGGAATGCTACGCCTGCGGCCGGCGCCCCGTTTTTGGGTTCTCGTTCCGATTATGCCGGCAACGGAGGAACTGACACCACAGGTAATTGCTGCGGAAATCAAACCGAAGGGCCGCCTCAGGGTTCCGACACCAATGGCTACAACGTGTTAGGTTATTTTCAAAATATGTCAAACTGGAGTAAAGCTAACGGACTCATTTATGCCGGCAGTTCCGTGACGATACGGCAAATTTCCGATGGCCTTTCAAAAACCTACCTAATTGGTGAAAAAGCACTCAAGCCGGAGTGCTACCCCGGCACGGGGGGCAATTGCCCGGCCGACGATCAAAGTATGTTTCAAGGTTACGACTGGGACACCATTCGTTGGGCTGGCAGTAATCAATTCTCTTTGCCTTCGAACAAAATTATCTATGGCGCCGTCGATTGGCGACCATTGAGAGACTCGGAAACCGATCCATACACTGTCTTTGTGACCACTAGCCCCTTCATTGTCAACTTCGGCAGCCCGCATCCCAACGGATGCTTTTTCGTGATGTGCGATGGTTCCGTGCACGGGATCTCCTACAATGTTGATCCTCAAGTGCATTGGAAGCTTTCTGCTCGCAATGATGGCAATCAGGTCGATCTGCCCTAG
- a CDS encoding FecR family protein, which yields MDAAQSKLFELLDCILDKSYNDQQQQEFIQLVDRNPVLVESLVEQIRTHSLLQWQCDQSGAAIPRVPTAIFPLNMPTESLPNRILRMVAKRWMWAAAAVFLMMSAGLGWYKIRQANLSQLAVAEVVDSNLVILSESCSALLDPVHVVPGKLEMKSGRLTLRFRSGATMWVSGPASMRIVSDMLVKLDQGQATAHVPEWAHGFSIETSNVNVIDLGTKFGVVARPGGSTDVVVFEGQVDLLPTVPSAVSQKRLSQGEGVTVDNQGSMDRITEVRSDPHGDNWSTQSPPSWSDTTFKSIHDNIPSADSPTYYQITPHGLEDDCKAYVECPHEWNGLTSDGLPDFLLHADYVRTCNDYRYINNLVITVQLARPAIVYVLFDRRVKPPDWLTDQFENTGIDIGLDEGPWWKGDTKHSLGVGGGESIDRIFSVWRRRCETPETITLGAMGTMKGARAMYGIAATPLD from the coding sequence ATGGACGCCGCGCAATCAAAACTGTTTGAACTGCTCGATTGTATTCTCGATAAGTCCTACAATGACCAGCAGCAGCAGGAATTCATCCAGCTGGTTGACCGTAACCCGGTACTGGTCGAATCATTGGTGGAGCAAATTCGCACGCATAGCCTGTTGCAATGGCAATGCGATCAATCTGGCGCGGCAATTCCGCGGGTACCGACGGCCATCTTTCCCTTGAACATGCCGACGGAATCGCTTCCGAACCGAATCTTGCGGATGGTGGCAAAGCGCTGGATGTGGGCGGCAGCCGCAGTTTTTTTGATGATGTCCGCCGGCCTCGGGTGGTATAAAATCCGTCAGGCGAACCTTAGCCAACTAGCGGTCGCTGAAGTGGTCGATAGCAATCTAGTGATCTTGTCGGAAAGCTGTTCGGCGTTGCTGGATCCAGTGCATGTTGTGCCCGGTAAGCTGGAAATGAAATCTGGGCGTTTGACGCTGCGTTTTCGCTCCGGCGCGACCATGTGGGTTAGTGGCCCTGCCTCGATGCGAATCGTTTCCGATATGCTGGTAAAACTCGATCAGGGGCAAGCCACCGCGCATGTGCCGGAGTGGGCTCACGGCTTCAGCATCGAGACGTCCAATGTCAACGTCATCGACTTAGGTACAAAATTTGGCGTGGTCGCTCGTCCCGGCGGATCGACTGACGTGGTGGTTTTTGAAGGACAAGTCGATCTGCTACCCACGGTGCCTTCAGCGGTTTCGCAAAAACGCTTGAGCCAGGGTGAAGGTGTGACGGTGGACAACCAAGGTTCGATGGATCGGATCACGGAAGTCCGCAGCGACCCGCACGGCGACAATTGGTCGACTCAATCGCCGCCTTCTTGGAGCGATACCACGTTCAAGTCGATTCACGACAACATTCCCTCCGCGGACTCGCCCACGTATTATCAAATTACGCCCCACGGCTTGGAAGACGATTGTAAGGCATACGTTGAGTGTCCGCACGAGTGGAACGGCTTGACGTCGGATGGATTGCCCGACTTTTTGTTGCATGCCGATTATGTCCGCACCTGCAACGATTATCGGTATATCAATAATCTGGTGATCACGGTTCAGTTAGCCAGGCCAGCCATCGTATATGTGTTGTTTGATCGTCGCGTTAAGCCTCCCGATTGGCTCACCGATCAATTTGAAAACACGGGAATCGACATCGGCCTGGATGAAGGGCCGTGGTGGAAAGGAGATACCAAGCATTCTCTGGGTGTCGGCGGGGGAGAAAGTATCGATCGCATTTTCTCCGTCTGGCGCCGGCGTTGTGAAACTCCGGAAACAATCACTTTGGGAGCGATGGGAACTATGAAAGGTGCGCGGGCGATGTATGGAATTGCCGCCACGCCGCTGGACTAA
- a CDS encoding sigma-70 family RNA polymerase sigma factor translates to MAENEMPKPGINPGQDISHIADQAAAQDPATRFIELLTAHQRDMFIYINTLLMGDSSAIDVLQDTNLDLWARLKDFDNAQPFLPWAYGFAFQRVLAFRKSRRRSRMVLSDEMVQIISDTYVRDSTPADTRLVALRSCLEKLDSEQGRLIRERYVEKMSVKTIAARLGQTTNQISARLYRIRHSLGRCIQTTLIAEVP, encoded by the coding sequence ATGGCAGAGAATGAGATGCCAAAACCTGGGATCAACCCAGGGCAGGATATAAGTCATATCGCAGATCAGGCGGCGGCTCAGGATCCGGCCACGCGATTCATCGAATTGCTGACGGCTCATCAGCGCGATATGTTTATATACATTAACACGTTGCTGATGGGTGATTCGTCAGCAATTGACGTGCTGCAAGATACAAACCTTGACCTGTGGGCGCGCCTGAAGGACTTTGATAACGCGCAGCCGTTTCTCCCTTGGGCGTACGGTTTTGCCTTTCAACGGGTTTTGGCGTTTCGTAAAAGTAGACGCCGCTCGCGGATGGTGTTAAGCGACGAAATGGTGCAAATCATTAGCGACACCTATGTTCGCGATTCCACCCCGGCCGACACCCGCCTGGTGGCATTGCGAAGCTGTTTGGAAAAGCTAGATTCTGAGCAGGGACGGCTGATTCGTGAGCGCTACGTGGAAAAAATGTCGGTCAAGACAATCGCCGCTCGTTTAGGTCAAACAACCAATCAGATCTCTGCCCGTTTGTATCGGATTCGACATTCGCTAGGTCGCTGCATTCAAACCACTTTAATTGCGGAGGTGCCATAA
- a CDS encoding dockerin type I repeat-containing protein, producing MKHRRFGFAIVCGVAAMVFGVRGAQADVLESWENTSDPTFDGWSIPPSYSTTNYANFSASYNTTYGVTNGLASVAVASTPANDASMSPSGPNYGQMIANEGSQAWTTMLSHAAGLSFDVYLPPGSFGYYTQFDLDLNNADAGYTSIDSYHYLAANNGAETTMKFYFQYPAVYESLWGTTDYNNINASNAAYQALLATSTHQTGIFIQMGGGYSAGPPVNETAYFDNVQIFYELGDFNFDHHVDAGDIIAMEQALANPAAYEATNDLTNNDLLEIGDLNGDGKVNNADLQYLISYLNFGEGSLSRAVPEPASLMLLGLAAPALAAVAHRRRKKLMSQS from the coding sequence ATGAAACATCGCAGATTTGGTTTTGCGATCGTGTGTGGGGTTGCTGCCATGGTTTTTGGTGTGCGAGGCGCCCAGGCCGATGTATTGGAATCGTGGGAAAACACGTCGGATCCAACTTTTGATGGCTGGTCCATTCCGCCGTCATACAGCACGACTAACTACGCCAATTTCTCCGCTTCTTATAACACTACCTACGGCGTCACTAACGGTCTTGCGTCGGTCGCCGTTGCCAGTACCCCGGCAAACGATGCTAGTATGTCTCCCTCCGGTCCAAATTACGGTCAGATGATTGCCAACGAAGGAAGCCAGGCTTGGACGACTATGTTGTCCCACGCCGCGGGGCTGTCGTTCGACGTGTATTTACCGCCAGGTTCGTTCGGCTATTACACGCAATTTGACTTGGACTTAAATAACGCTGACGCAGGATACACCAGTATCGATTCATATCATTATCTTGCCGCCAATAATGGTGCCGAAACCACGATGAAATTCTACTTCCAGTACCCGGCGGTATATGAGTCACTCTGGGGTACCACTGACTACAACAACATCAATGCGTCCAACGCGGCGTATCAAGCATTGCTGGCTACTTCCACGCACCAAACTGGGATTTTCATCCAGATGGGTGGTGGTTATTCCGCCGGCCCTCCTGTTAATGAAACCGCATATTTCGACAATGTGCAAATTTTTTATGAACTGGGCGATTTTAATTTTGATCATCACGTCGATGCCGGTGACATTATTGCCATGGAGCAAGCCCTGGCGAACCCCGCCGCCTACGAAGCCACCAATGACTTGACCAACAACGATCTGCTGGAAATTGGCGACCTCAACGGCGATGGCAAAGTGAACAATGCCGATTTGCAATATTTGATCAGCTATTTAAACTTTGGCGAGGGGAGCCTTTCCAGGGCGGTCCCCGAGCCGGCGTCGCTAATGTTGCTCGGCCTGGCCGCACCGGCTTTGGCCGCTGTCGCACATCGGCGCCGAAAGAAGCTGATGAGTCAAAGCTAA
- a CDS encoding PEP-CTERM sorting domain-containing protein (PEP-CTERM proteins occur, often in large numbers, in the proteomes of bacteria that also encode an exosortase, a predicted intramembrane cysteine proteinase. The presence of a PEP-CTERM domain at a protein's C-terminus predicts cleavage within the sorting domain, followed by covalent anchoring to some some component of the (usually Gram-negative) cell surface. Many PEP-CTERM proteins exhibit an unusual sequence composition that includes large numbers of potential glycosylation sites. Expression of one such protein has been shown restore the ability of a bacterium to form floc, a type of biofilm.) gives MNIRSYLLAIVAMVASLVASQLKAQLVESWENTLDGWSVPPSYNLQNGSGQFGPITTGFDTSNGVTNGTYSLAITGTGTGGSNYGQVLASPSTNAMTALLANAQSLSLDVYTPGGSFGYYLQFDFDINNADTGFQSLDAYSYPGTSIGSETTFTVPISASLRSTLSTSTNPTEIDIQIGGGNTTGNNTMYLDNLRLTPVPTPEPASLALLGLGGLGLLGMAMRRGRR, from the coding sequence ATGAACATTAGAAGTTATCTATTGGCAATTGTGGCAATGGTGGCATCGCTGGTGGCGAGTCAGTTGAAGGCCCAATTGGTTGAGTCTTGGGAAAACACCTTGGATGGTTGGTCGGTGCCGCCGTCGTACAACCTGCAAAATGGCTCTGGTCAGTTTGGACCCATAACAACCGGTTTTGACACGTCCAACGGTGTCACTAACGGCACCTACAGTTTGGCCATTACGGGAACCGGCACAGGTGGCTCAAATTATGGCCAAGTATTGGCCTCGCCAAGCACGAACGCAATGACTGCACTGTTGGCCAATGCGCAATCGCTAAGTCTGGATGTGTACACACCTGGCGGATCTTTTGGCTATTATTTGCAGTTTGACTTCGACATCAACAACGCCGACACCGGGTTTCAATCGCTTGATGCGTACAGCTATCCAGGAACAAGTATTGGATCGGAGACAACGTTCACTGTCCCCATTTCCGCAAGCCTTCGATCCACGTTGTCAACTTCGACCAATCCAACCGAGATCGATATACAAATAGGTGGCGGCAACACTACAGGAAACAATACGATGTACTTGGATAATCTGCGCCTTACGCCTGTTCCGACGCCCGAACCGGCATCGCTGGCATTGCTGGGTCTGGGCGGCTTAGGTTTGCTGGGCATGGCGATGCGTCGGGGCCGCCGGTAA
- a CDS encoding glycoside hydrolase family 44 protein: protein MQRITCVRWPVKGCYDREAAPADSVNSFAWRSTIAILLSLAATSQAQVLLTVNGSQSQAISPYIYGTNDPTVVPDATFVRLGGNRWTAYNWTNNASNAGSDYLFESDGLLSSSNTPGAAVLPTLQADKATGAATLLTIPTNGYVAADKNHGGDIRYNGNYWNGSTWVSGTYNPNYLAEHFYQEFPNAAANTGNVPNAVYQDQFVNWVNTNAPGQQVVYDLDNEPSAWSSTHLEVHPANATYQELDNDAINYGGAIKAVAPNALVFGAVNYGWQGMVALGNQPADSTINDTILNFQASYLKSLNAASQAAGKRLLDVLDFHWYPEAQGTNGVRITSGTDDTAPTVAARLQAARSLWDPSYVENSWITQYSTPYEPSGSPAQFKTAAIQLLPREQAIINEYNPGTRLSISEYEYGGGSDISGGVAEADVLGVYGEKGVFSAAWWGDGAPNDHYITSAFNMYLNYDGHGHKFGNTSIGASASDVSKASVYASEDAGNPNRMVIVLVNKSTTGSQVAALNFSNVAQFSLADAYQLTSASSNIAHVNLLNSSPLAWTGASSLNYTMPVESVTTLVLVKPQLGDVNLDGQVNGADLQAMLGILKNEGSYESAHNLTDANLVTLGDISHDGKFNAADIAAMETYLANGAAGNGDFAAVPEPNAFCLLLGLNGGWLIFRCDKIRHDTPRVDQARMMTTHLTNFSFDESVKER from the coding sequence ATGCAGCGGATTACGTGCGTGCGCTGGCCGGTAAAGGGCTGCTATGATCGCGAGGCCGCCCCCGCTGACTCAGTCAATAGCTTTGCATGGCGTTCGACGATTGCAATCCTTTTGAGCCTGGCAGCTACGTCCCAGGCCCAGGTGCTGTTAACGGTCAACGGCTCCCAATCCCAGGCAATTTCTCCGTATATTTACGGGACGAATGATCCTACCGTCGTTCCTGACGCCACGTTTGTGCGCTTGGGAGGCAACCGCTGGACGGCGTACAACTGGACGAACAACGCATCCAACGCCGGTTCGGATTATCTTTTTGAAAGCGACGGCTTACTGAGCAGCAGCAACACGCCCGGTGCAGCCGTCCTGCCGACTTTGCAGGCAGACAAGGCTACTGGCGCGGCCACGCTGCTGACGATTCCCACGAATGGTTACGTGGCGGCGGACAAAAATCACGGCGGCGACATCCGCTATAACGGCAACTATTGGAACGGATCGACGTGGGTTTCCGGAACGTATAACCCCAATTATTTGGCGGAGCATTTTTATCAGGAATTCCCCAACGCCGCAGCGAATACCGGTAATGTGCCCAACGCGGTATACCAGGATCAGTTCGTGAATTGGGTGAATACAAACGCTCCCGGTCAGCAGGTGGTTTACGACCTGGATAATGAACCTTCCGCATGGTCTTCAACTCACCTGGAAGTGCATCCGGCCAACGCAACCTATCAAGAGCTGGACAACGACGCCATCAATTACGGCGGCGCGATCAAAGCCGTGGCGCCAAATGCCCTGGTGTTCGGCGCGGTCAATTACGGCTGGCAAGGGATGGTCGCCCTCGGAAATCAACCCGCTGATTCGACCATCAACGACACCATTTTGAATTTTCAAGCCTCGTATTTAAAGTCCTTGAACGCGGCTAGCCAAGCGGCCGGCAAACGGCTGCTTGATGTTCTGGATTTTCATTGGTATCCCGAGGCGCAAGGCACCAACGGGGTGCGGATCACCAGCGGTACCGACGACACGGCTCCCACGGTCGCCGCCCGACTGCAGGCTGCGCGATCCTTGTGGGACCCCAGCTATGTGGAAAACAGTTGGATCACCCAGTATTCCACTCCTTACGAACCGTCCGGCTCACCAGCGCAGTTTAAGACTGCGGCTATTCAATTGTTGCCGCGGGAACAGGCGATTATCAACGAATACAATCCGGGCACGAGGCTTTCCATCAGCGAGTACGAATATGGTGGCGGAAGCGACATTTCCGGCGGCGTGGCGGAGGCCGACGTGTTGGGTGTGTACGGGGAAAAAGGCGTATTCTCTGCAGCGTGGTGGGGGGACGGCGCGCCTAACGACCATTACATTACGTCGGCGTTCAACATGTATTTGAATTACGACGGCCACGGGCACAAATTCGGCAACACCTCCATCGGCGCAAGCGCCAGCGATGTATCCAAGGCGTCAGTATATGCCAGCGAGGATGCCGGCAACCCAAATCGCATGGTGATTGTGCTCGTCAATAAAAGTACGACCGGTTCGCAAGTGGCTGCGCTGAATTTTTCCAACGTAGCGCAGTTTTCGCTAGCCGACGCCTACCAGTTAACCTCGGCGTCGTCGAATATTGCCCACGTCAATTTGCTCAATAGCTCGCCGCTGGCGTGGACCGGGGCTAGCTCGCTGAACTACACGATGCCGGTCGAGTCTGTCACAACGCTCGTGCTGGTCAAGCCGCAATTGGGCGATGTGAATCTTGACGGCCAGGTGAACGGCGCCGATTTGCAAGCGATGCTTGGTATTTTGAAAAATGAAGGTAGTTATGAATCGGCCCACAATCTGACGGATGCAAACCTGGTGACGCTTGGCGACATTAGCCACGACGGCAAGTTCAATGCCGCTGACATCGCCGCAATGGAAACTTACTTGGCCAACGGAGCGGCCGGGAATGGCGACTTCGCCGCCGTGCCCGAACCGAATGCCTTTTGTCTGTTGCTGGGGCTGAATGGTGGGTGGTTGATATTTCGCTGCGACAAAATCAGGCATGACACGCCGCGTGTAGATCAAGCTCGGATGATGACAACCCATTTAACGAATTTCTCATTTGATGAAAGCGTAAAAGAGCGATGA
- the galA gene encoding beta-galactosidase GalA, giving the protein MSWLARWYSLKPGSMRFFVAAGCAVLIVTRISAAESPREHLLLDANWKFHLGDDWPGALHLDKAGVAGGPASDKLFSDVTWRTVNLPHDWAVELPFDRAADASHGFKPVGPGYDKTSIGWYRRTFDLPASDSGKRIWLTFDGVFRDATVWVNGWLVKRHEGGYYPFREDITDVVHFGGRNLVAVRVDATKFEGWFYEGAGIYRHVWLDKTAPVAIGPDGVFVYSKFEKNVPSEQAEISVEASLLNSLPNPATAVVSCEVVSPEGETVARFKNSAELARESQSMVTFSSKLSSPVLWSPESPKLYKLLTTVSVADKTVDQTEIMFGIRTVGFDTKNGFLLNGKPYELYGTCNHQDHAGVGSALPDALQEFRVKKLKEFGCNAIRTAHNPPTPELLDACDRLGMLVMDESRLLGSDSENLRKWNDQIRRDRNHPCVAIWSIANEEFAVQDSPQGTAVANTMQNLAKHLDPTRPVTYAAPEGDNFWGINSVIEVRGWNYHPGPDMDKYHAEHPIQPNVGTEQASTTCTRGIYEMNTARGYVPAYDHTPSQWAQSAESWWSWFADRPWLSGGFVWTGFDYRGEPTPYGWPCINSHFGILDTCGFPKDDFYYYQSWWTTKPVLHLLPHWNWPGKEGQVIRVDAYSNCKQVELFLNGTSLGRQDMKPNSKLTWNVNYAPGTLSAKGFDSNGNVVADAEEETVGEPVRIQLTPDRESINADGEDAAVFAVAVLDRQGRFVPTAQNKIDFALEGPGKIVGVGNGDPSSHEPDVFIQDVPVNTIPVNDWRWTLLKISEDDTVSPECAKDFNDSDWKILKPKASGNESTIKTENTTAIYRAHFLLSDQDLSNPELQIHFTGCDDDGWYFVNGQFVGESHDWSAQPTFDIKKFLHAGDNVVAVKVKNSFGEGGLNPNVTVEMIGKASVPPWSRSLFNGWAEIIVQSTREAGEFKLTATSEGLAPASAFVHMRSCPPRPYVP; this is encoded by the coding sequence ATGTCGTGGTTGGCCCGCTGGTATAGTTTGAAACCAGGCTCGATGAGGTTCTTCGTCGCCGCTGGGTGCGCGGTCTTGATTGTGACGCGCATATCGGCAGCGGAGTCGCCGCGCGAGCATCTTTTGCTCGATGCCAACTGGAAATTTCATCTGGGCGACGACTGGCCGGGCGCACTGCATTTGGACAAGGCCGGTGTTGCAGGCGGTCCAGCCTCGGACAAATTATTCAGCGACGTGACGTGGCGGACAGTGAATTTGCCGCACGATTGGGCGGTGGAATTGCCGTTCGACCGTGCCGCCGACGCAAGCCACGGCTTCAAGCCAGTCGGTCCCGGTTATGATAAAACCAGCATCGGCTGGTATCGACGCACATTTGATTTGCCGGCGTCGGATTCCGGCAAGCGAATCTGGCTGACGTTCGACGGCGTGTTTCGTGACGCGACAGTTTGGGTTAACGGCTGGCTCGTGAAACGACACGAGGGGGGTTACTATCCTTTTCGTGAGGACATTACCGATGTTGTGCATTTTGGAGGTAGGAATCTAGTCGCTGTAAGAGTAGATGCTACAAAATTCGAGGGCTGGTTCTACGAAGGTGCAGGTATCTATCGTCACGTGTGGTTGGACAAGACTGCTCCCGTGGCGATCGGTCCCGATGGGGTGTTTGTCTATTCCAAATTTGAAAAAAACGTTCCGTCGGAACAGGCGGAAATAAGTGTGGAAGCAAGCTTGCTCAACTCACTACCGAATCCAGCCACGGCTGTCGTGAGCTGTGAGGTTGTGTCTCCGGAAGGCGAGACAGTGGCCCGCTTTAAAAACTCCGCAGAATTAGCGCGCGAATCGCAGAGTATGGTGACCTTCAGTTCGAAGCTTTCTTCGCCGGTTCTTTGGTCGCCGGAATCGCCCAAGCTATACAAGCTGCTTACCACCGTTTCAGTGGCCGACAAAACCGTTGACCAAACGGAAATCATGTTCGGCATTCGAACGGTCGGTTTCGATACCAAAAACGGCTTTTTACTGAATGGCAAACCCTACGAACTGTACGGTACATGCAACCACCAGGACCACGCAGGCGTGGGTTCAGCCCTCCCCGATGCATTGCAGGAATTTCGCGTTAAGAAATTGAAAGAATTCGGGTGCAACGCGATTCGCACCGCACATAATCCACCGACGCCGGAATTGCTCGATGCCTGCGATCGGCTCGGTATGTTGGTCATGGACGAGAGCCGGCTGCTCGGCAGCGATTCGGAGAATCTCCGCAAGTGGAATGACCAAATCCGCCGTGACCGAAATCACCCGTGCGTCGCCATTTGGAGCATTGCCAACGAGGAATTTGCCGTGCAGGACTCGCCGCAAGGCACGGCGGTCGCAAATACGATGCAAAACCTTGCCAAGCATCTCGATCCAACGCGACCCGTCACTTACGCAGCGCCGGAAGGCGACAATTTTTGGGGCATTAACAGTGTGATCGAAGTGCGCGGCTGGAATTATCATCCGGGCCCGGACATGGACAAGTATCACGCCGAACATCCAATCCAGCCTAACGTCGGCACGGAACAGGCGAGCACGACCTGCACGCGAGGAATCTATGAAATGAATACCGCGCGCGGCTACGTCCCCGCTTATGATCACACACCTAGTCAATGGGCACAAAGCGCGGAATCTTGGTGGAGTTGGTTTGCGGACCGTCCTTGGCTGTCGGGCGGCTTTGTATGGACGGGTTTTGATTATCGTGGCGAACCTACGCCATACGGTTGGCCATGCATTAACTCACACTTTGGCATTCTCGACACATGCGGTTTTCCAAAGGATGATTTTTATTACTACCAATCCTGGTGGACGACCAAACCCGTGCTGCATCTGTTGCCGCATTGGAACTGGCCCGGCAAAGAAGGCCAGGTAATCCGCGTGGATGCTTACAGTAACTGCAAGCAGGTCGAGCTTTTCCTAAATGGGACATCACTCGGCAGGCAGGACATGAAGCCTAATTCCAAGCTGACATGGAACGTGAATTATGCTCCAGGAACGTTGAGCGCCAAGGGCTTCGATTCAAACGGCAACGTTGTCGCCGATGCGGAGGAGGAAACCGTCGGAGAACCCGTACGGATTCAGCTCACCCCCGACAGAGAAAGCATCAATGCCGATGGCGAGGACGCGGCGGTGTTCGCAGTGGCCGTGCTCGATCGGCAAGGGCGCTTCGTACCGACGGCGCAGAACAAAATTGACTTTGCCCTCGAAGGGCCGGGTAAGATTGTCGGCGTGGGCAACGGGGATCCTAGCAGCCACGAGCCGGATGTGTTCATTCAAGATGTGCCCGTGAATACCATTCCGGTGAACGACTGGCGCTGGACGCTGTTGAAAATCTCCGAAGACGACACGGTGTCGCCGGAATGTGCGAAGGATTTTAATGACTCAGATTGGAAAATCCTCAAACCAAAAGCTAGCGGTAACGAATCGACAATTAAAACGGAAAACACCACGGCGATTTACCGTGCACATTTTCTGTTAAGCGATCAAGATTTGAGCAATCCCGAATTACAAATTCACTTTACTGGCTGCGACGATGACGGCTGGTATTTCGTGAATGGCCAATTCGTTGGCGAATCGCACGACTGGTCGGCACAGCCAACGTTCGACATCAAGAAATTCCTGCACGCCGGCGACAATGTCGTCGCCGTTAAAGTAAAAAATAGCTTCGGCGAGGGTGGCTTAAACCCAAATGTGACCGTGGAGATGATCGGGAAGGCGAGCGTTCCACCTTGGTCGCGCAGCTTATTTAACGGTTGGGCAGAAATCATTGTGCAATCCACGCGAGAAGCGGGCGAATTCAAATTGACCGCCACCTCTGAAGGTCTTGCACCGGCTTCGGCATTCGTACACATGCGGTCGTGTCCACCGCGTCCATACGTGCCCTGA